From the Lathyrus oleraceus cultivar Zhongwan6 chromosome 3, CAAS_Psat_ZW6_1.0, whole genome shotgun sequence genome, the window AATCTCTGCAAGTGAGGTTctagatgaagaacctagagactataaggaagttatgaggaATCAAAATAAGACTGAATGGTTGAAGGCCATGGATAATGAGATgaagtctcttcatgataaccaTATTTGGGAACTGATCAAGAAACCTGTTGAAGTCAGGTTAGTCAGctgtaagtggattttcaaagttaaggaAGCAATCGAAGGAGTGACGTCGAAGAGATACAAAACAAGATTGGTCGCAAGAGGTTTCACTTAGAAAGAAGGTGTCGACTTCAATGATGTGTTCTCTCCTGTTGTGAAGCACATGTCCATTAGAATGTTACTTTCCATAGTGGTACAGTTCGACCTAGAACTGTAATAAATGGATGTGAAGACTACTTTCTTGTATGGAGATCTATATGAAACAATCCTGATGAGGCAATTTGAAGGGTATGTCACTCTGATTATGTAAGTTGTATGGATTCTAGAAAATTTATTTTTGAATATGTGTTCACTATATTTGGCACAACAATCAGTTGGAAAGCAACACTTCATaaggttgttgccttatcaaccactAAAGTGGAATATATCGCTCTCGCTGAAActgtgaaagaagcattgtggcttgaaggttttgctaaggaactaaaacttcaaggtcgagttatcattgttaaatgtgatagtcaaaaTGCTATACACATGTCGAAGAGGGATAATCGAGCATGGAGAAGTATAAGTGTGGAAGGTTTCGGCTGATCACAATGTTGCTGATATAATCACCAAGACATTACTAAGTTGTAAGTTTTTCCATtgtatgcagttgataaagctGCATGAAGAAAACTAGTTTGTTCCATTGATGTTATAtagtttgttccaaggtggagatttgtgagaTATTAGATTGAACTCTAGTATGATCGAATGGTAACTTCTTGGTTCGACAATCCGATTGGATCATTAGCATGTcgtcgaagtctgttcacatgttgtagtcgaagtatgctaggattgttagtATGTCGAGTTGGACCTGTTTATTATACCCAATTGTTTAAATTAGTTTGCTCTCTAAGTTAACTTGTGTAATGAGCATGTGTAAAAGCTCATTAGTTTActgtgttagttttcttataaatagcatactaatctctcatcattgtataagacaaatcctaattagggtgaaATATATTATTTGCTATTCTATAACAtttgtaatcttgtttcaaagagaaaataaagaataacagtttataaccaatttcattgttttcttattattttcttttttttttctattcttGTGAGTTTTTTACCAATAAAAGAAACTAATTATAATTTGTAATTTCTATATTATTTTcacaataaatatttttaatttattttttaaattataattatTAATCATATATCTTATAAAATTGTGTAGGACTATTCCGTGCGATATATTCCGTGCATTGCACGACAACATCTAGTTATTTAAAAAACTACCGCGTTATATTTTGAGAAAAAATATAAGTAATAAGTTAATGCATCAATGGTAGTAAAACACGTTTTAAGAGTTGGACGGGAATATTAGGCAAATATATTGTATtcttttttattaatttaaataCATTGTATTTTGCTACCACCATATTAGTAGaaagagtttaattgaaatacacgGACAGTGTAAAGAGATTTTACACCGGCAGTTAATCATAAAcgtcggatattaaaagaagtttgacttttatttcaaaaatccataaagtaatacaaacagatgatggtgatgaatcaacggtgtaaaactttttacacttacagtgtatagtaattaatctctataagagtttaattgaaatacacgGACAATGTAAAGAGATTTTACACCGCcagttaatcatagacgtcggatattaaaagaagtttgacttttattttaaaaatctataaagtaatacaaacggatgatggtgatgtctcaacggtgtaaaactttttacactgacagtgtatagtaattaatctcttaaTATAATGACTGAATTTTTATTGTGTTTCATGCAATATTTTGGATTTGGATAAATCTTTTAGGATTTTGTGTTTATTCTTCTTTCATTTATTTTAGGTTTATAGAAAATTATATAACTTTTTTAATTTTACTCTTTATCTTACGCATGTttggattttgaaagtttgttgTTCTAAAAATTTCATATTTGAATTTTAACGGATGCTAACAATTTATTTGTTATATATAGAACTTTGTTTTATTTTAGATTGGGGTTTctagttttaaaaaaaaattcaataaaaaataaaaatattgagaaatTGAACGAGCCATGGAGAATGAAGAACCAATCCGAGTGGAATAGATCAAAAAATTGAATAGGGTTTGAGAGTTTGGTTTGTTGTTTGTTTTGCCTCTTTAATAGAGTTAGAATCTTGCGTTGTATTTTAATACTATTTCTActagagattaattactatacactgtcagtgtaaaaagttttacaccgttgattcatcaccatcatccgtttgtattactttatagatttttgaaataaaagtcaaacttcttttaatatccgacgCCTATGATTAACTGCCGGTGTAAAATTTCTTTACACTGTCcgtgtatttcaattaaactcttatagagattaattactatacacggtcagtgtaaaaagttttacaccgttgattcatcaccatcatccgtttgtattactttattGATTCATCACTATCAATCCTATTTAACTCTTAaaattttgaaattcaaattgttaacaattttttttaataataatcATAATTTATTAAAGAAATAATAATACGCATTTAATCTACTAAAAAATAAAAGACTTGACAACacaattttaattattttatattatatataaaacATATTGGATAAAAAACACGATAAAAGAATGAACGAATATTGAAGATTTTAATCCTCTTTAAACTCTTTGATACCTTCttgtgatttttttttcaaaataaccaaatttttcaaaaaaaaatcgaaaataatcaatttttcaaaaaaaataccaaaataaccaagtttggtagaggatgcgtcagatgaattggTGCACCCCCATACCaataagaggaggcgccaatagcattgacGTACATGCATTGGGCTTCATGAGGAGGCACCAGTAGCATTAGCGTacatgcattgggcctcatgaggaggcgccaatgcttgtggcgcctgcattggcccttatgaggaggcgccaatgccttTGGCGCCTGAGTGTCTTTTTAAAGGTGGACGCCAATTCATGTGGCGCCTGCTTGTAATTGGGGGTGGCAAAATGGGTTCGGCCCGCTGGGaatgcccgttttgcccgcacttttgtgcggggcgggctaaggatttaggccctcaccctcaaatgtgtctgtcccgccccgccccgtttttttcaCGGGCTTTTGCGTGCAtgtgtatttacataaatttttgcatttttaggcttaaataGTGCAGTAcccgcgggctttccccgccccgccctcacttttttgcggggtGGGTCTAAGTTTTCggcccacatcctcaactataaccgccccgccccgtttttttgcgtgcttttgcggggcgggcctaaacggggcgggcattcccgtttgccacccctactTGTAATGGTCATgtgggcgccaattcaattggcgcccaCGTGTTTTGTCCAATAGATAttccgtctctataaataccacgccttgcatacaattattttcactcaaattcatctcctagtctagttcaaccatcaatttcaattttctttGTTTCAACAATGTTTGCATACATTTagaaacgaaatgctgatgtaatattttctgtcgttgcggctccgatacaggttcgactttggaacacaaatacatttgaacgtcttaatcggacgttgtacagttggttagagggagaaattggagagggtgaacggattagaagaatacaatggcttgtgtccacgttcaaccaacacggagaagtgcgcgaatgggtgaatattaagaccgaccaagacgctcgtaggatgatgcattacatgttcaaaattattttgatggttgtaatcgcatagtttttgtattctagttgttttaattgtttgtgttattttttatgaacaactgtcttttcgtcacagacgtctactatgaagtaaatttagttttccatatattgcaacagaggtactttaaaataaatttagttttccatatatagcaacagaggtacatctgaatttatctggctgtgctcgttccaacactaagacaattattacgattgtgacctggttgacgacatgaactacatagtctaaccattttgttcgtcgtatccatttcggttcgaatccgggtgctgttaggacgaccctttttcttccttaacttcgttgtgccaaatgatgtccccttgatattctggccaataatcctcttttgccactactgaaaaactaattttataaacatttgaaaggctggtgactttgtaaacttcagatagcaagtaggatggatcccttcgaacctttgtgcacgccgcaatgacatgggagcagggggtacgaaaggcttggaatcttccgcagtcgcaccaacctctatctagttcgactctgtactgtcccatcggcatgccctcattgtgatccattgACTCGGCAACACCAAACCAACCTTTAGTTCGGTCAAATACCGTAACCatgtgtgtgtttgctttggcaacttcatgtctgatgaatttcattaaagcatcattgaacaactgtccagattgcaacactaaactccattttgagcgtcgggtttcaaacaacgcccctagcctgaaatatgtagcttgcaccaaagcggttattggtaggttacggatgcctttgaagacaaagttcattgattccacaagatttgttgtcatgtggccccaacacTGACCATTGTCGTATGCTCTAGTCCATTTCTCCaacggaatactatcgatccaccgaaccgcatcttcgttcaaaaattttatttcctcgcggtagtatttgaaagaaggttctgataatgcgtaacctgcattgacaacctttttacgcaacgtcttatctttgatttcccgcatgaaattctgagcaatatgtctaatacaaaacacatgcgacgaaggaggattttgccagccattgtcaatgttattatatgcactgatgattgaggggtgtctatcagatatcaaacacaagttaggcttaggtgcaacgtgcaatcggggatttcttaggaaaaaactccatccctcagcagtctcccctttaactagggcaaaggcgattggaaaaatattgttgtttccatcttgtgccactgccatcagtaacgttcctttgtattttccatacaaccatgtaccatcaatttctataattggtttacagaaagaaaaacctataatacacggttgatacgcccaaaatagacggtgaaatattctatttccagcagcacacgtaccatctggtgtatatgcgggcaatgtttccatattgacaattgtcccgggagcatagtgttttagagccaacaggtattttggaagttgtttgtaagaatcctcccaattgccaaacacttcTTCAACAACTTTTATTttagctatccatgccttcctatatgatggagtgtactctGTCCTAATATgtgagattattgtactcacctttaacgacggattatCTCCAATGACAGAtaatatttcatcgcatattagttaagttcttaatttacgatgatcctgcattgggtttgtcagcatgcatgtgtgatctagacccattgatccaatctcccaagactcgctcctcttccggtacaaagctgacaacctaaaaaggcagtgctcattcgaacaataaactttatacctcgatgcgtcagttctgtcaactctgaaatctgctgttagttgcatgtggaatttcttaatggcttttacacattcgtcttttgtgcgaaatgtgtctccttgtttcagagatccttgcatttgcacgtaaggattgtaccatacatctgccgaaggttcatctgaacccaaattcaaccttgtcatgtgttggggtgggcaatatacatgacttgttggtattggctcctcttcctcttcagcgttcaccatcgaatcaaccatgatctcgggttcctcttcttcatcgtctggaacattcacctcagcttgtacgtcatcagtctcacaaaacacttgtgactgatcaatgtaTTGAGACTCATGTTGTTGATatggtaatatatacaactctatatcgttgtaactggattgttcgtgactgccaaacatatgctgaacatcatcatcatctcgaatcttcttttgataaaatttgacctggttttctgcaaaccaaaccggattttATAGATGATCTGACCCACATTATTGCACtacaatttcttttctattctttgtttcagatgtgaaaaatttgatcgtcgatttattgtaaaccgagtcacctttgtgtttcgaaaacaaaaatcgaacaactgatgatcaaatatttcaccttcgacatgggcactgatcatgtaatgttgtgtggaagacattatgttgaaatattaaatatgtagataGTTTGAATGGAATtggaattgaatgcattgctaagttgttcatctGCACAACATAAATAGCTTGGTTATTGGTAAGTTGGGcgttgcattgataacttggtcattgtttgtataaacttgaccatgcatgcagtaGAAGGAATCCAACATGCAGAGAAAAGATTGAAAAGAATACACATGCGCCAGGGAATCAAAGAATCTCTGAGCTTTGTTCCCTAAGATTCCAACCTAGccgcccattccctaggcgccataaagtaactgAGGCGCCAAAGGGTTGGGCACCTCTTCACAAAACTACACTTaggcgccactaggaagggcgccccttccaattgacctacactaaggcgccaagaggaagggcgcctcttccttgcatgtgagaaatcacatgtaggcgccaaaCTCAAGGGCTCCTCTTCCCTTGCATGTGCTTTCTTCACATGCGCCAAGAAGATTCCTCACATGCTAGCTTTCTCTTCCATGCTGAATTTTGTCATTCTCTTGTCTCCTCTTGCCtttccatgcaaccaatcacactTTTTTTAGGTTccaaacctactcactcattcatctataaatagtctctcatatcaacaatatcaaatcatcttcatcaatactcaagtATTTTCTACTACCACACTTCTTTCATCTACCAAACTCAAGCTTTGCAAattcaaatcatgtctttgttgactatggaCGATGAACACTGAGGCACAATCGAGAATATCTCGGCATTTGTATGTTATGTCTCtcttttagtttctatttttggattacttctaatacatatcttctttgtgttatacctttgtaatctctctctttttagtttctatttttggattacttctaatagatatcttctttgtgttatacctttgtaatctctctctttttagtttctatttttggattacttctaatacatatcttctttgtgttatacctttgtaatctctctctttttagtttctatttttggattacttctaatacatcacttctttgtgttatacctttgtaatctctctctttttagtttctatttttggattacttaatacatatcttctttgtgttatacctttgtaatctctctctttttagtttctatttttggattacttctagTACATAacttctttgtgttatacctttgtaatctctctctttttagtttctatttttggattacttctaatacatatcttctttgtgttatacctttgtaatatctctctttttagtttctatttttggattacttctaatatatatcttctttgtgttatacctttgtaatctctctctttttagtttttatttttggattacttcttatagatgtgtgtttgttgagtatgtatttcttcttctaattgtattttcttacttttttgttattaggatccgaagcggtttagatgtcgtgtacatgaatatgtaccccacgatcctttaatagaaccatatattagaggatatggatttggaaatctactaaacattgtttcgtactcggtggactacaagttcattttggctttgttagagaggtggagacccgagacccacacatttcaccttccggttggtgagtgtaccgtcatacttgaggacgtgtacatgttgttgggtctccgtatagacggaaaggcagtgaatgggcaagttaatcaagacaacaatatatgcaatgaattattgggtgcccctttgttagacgacgaaactgagggagacacatccggtcaagcaagggtgcaaggtataaatttaaaatacctaaaACAATATTATGCTAGTATAGTATTGTTcgacgattcaaccgagtatgagaaaataataaaagctcggtgttatattatgattttatttggtaactttttgtttcaaaaaagtataggtaattctgtgaatataatgtatttacctttattaagcaatattaataaggtaaacacttatagtcggggttcagctgtgttggcccatctatatagtgcaatgtgtagaactgcaaaaaagaatacatgtacttttttttcatgtgcttatttgcttcaagcttgggggaGGTTTAGAATGccgtcgctcgccccgataaatgagcgccATTCGTGTTCCCCTTTGCAACTAAGTAAGTttaacactttaccattcaccatcTAGTTAgttatatttattatttaaactagtaaaggacccgtgcgttcgcacgggtcgcgcaagtgcaataatttattttaaaaaaaataaaataaaatatatttttttgtttatatatatatatatatatatatatatatatatatatatatatatatatatatatatggttggatcaacgtacacaaatttattgcataagagttttttttaatgtaatggatgttaaatgatcaataaatgggtttaaaaaatttccacaaataactttttccagtttgggacataataaagtaaaacattattaatttatagtaatataatttgcttaatttttttgtatactatattaaggaaataatcaaaaaatataatacaaaaatatttttacaatttattggtatattgatatataataaacattccattgttaatgttatgaataaacattccatttgtcattgagattttggacataagaaataaaaatatatttatttagtaatggatgaaattttccaatctgttactaatttgaggtataaaagcgcaaatattaaccttcataataaatgattatttaaccaaaatacataaaccatgtaaaagaaataccagaacctcatttgttttaaaatatagtaatgaatactaccaaatgttgaaattaattgcaattgatacagtaaggttgaatgcaacaaaagatattgaaacaaaaggttcacaattttagttaaaattgtgagaaataagtccagcaacaaaaatgatttaacttcgtacaattctttggtccttaaaaaactgggtttatacaaaacctgcccgcaacattttaggaagtgatgattcattaccctgtaaaaaacaattacatccaaataaacaaatgttaaaacataatgtaTATTTTATACAACTCATTCAATAAAATTCTAATAATAAACAACGACATTTGTTGATATAATATAACTAATGAAAAACTTACGTTCTATaagttttcaaaaacttctttgaaCACGACGTTTGTTGTAGAATTCAATGGATGGTTATCCTTGTCATGGATTAATATCTTAAGCCCTTTTTTGCTTTTGACCCTTGATATTGCAACATATAGTTGACCATGACTAAATACACTTCTAGGCAAATACAATCCAACATAATCCAATGACTGACCTTGAGATTTGTTAATTGTCATAGCATAACATATAGTTATGGGAAATTGCCTTCTAGTCATTTTGAATGGCCACGGAGATTGTGTTGGAGTCATATCCATTCTTGGAATATAGATAACCCCTCCAATATTCTTTCCAGATATAATTTTTGCCTCGATAACGTGGTTTGCCAATCTTGTAACTATAAGCCTTGTTCCATTGCAGAGACCTTCAGGTTGATCAATGTTTCGAAGCAACATAATAGGGGTCCCAATCTTCAATTTAATCTTGTGGTTAGGTAGACCGGAAGTTGTAAGTGTATTCAAAAATTCTGGGGTCAAAACATCAAAAGCTTCATTTCCTTCACCGTCAAAAGTGTCTACAGAATCTGAACTTAAATATTCCTTTTCTTCACAtttgggaaattttttgaaattttattattataaatctATGTTAGTACATATAAATATATGAATGTATCTATAAATATATTTACAATGGATAACGCATACCTGGTATGAATCCCAAAACGTATTGATTTATGATGTCAACCGTTTCAATTGTTCCTGCCAATATAGCTCTTGATTGCAAAAATTCTGGATTCTTGTAATTGTTAAGAAAATTCGGATATGTTTCACTAACAATGGCTTCTAGTGGATCATCATAGTTAGAAATTAAGAAATCATTTGGAATAGGAATATCCGTGTAACCATCGTTAGGTTCTTCCAATTTCCCATCGCCAACTTTTAATATCCAATTAGAAAACAATTCTAATTCAGATGTACTTGAAGTATTGCCGGCTTCTTGGAGTCGCATGTTCTTTGTAAGCTTCAGCACAACACAATGATCCCAGATGTATGATGAATTTATTGTAGAATGTATTATATCTGAACGGCTGCCCCTTGGTACAACTGGTAATATTTGCCGAAAATCTCCACCAAATACAATTACTTTCCCTCCGAATAATTTGTCTGAACAATTGGAACGCCCCATTATGtctttaagggttttatcaaACGCTTCAAAACAAAATCTGTGTGCCATTGGAGCTTCATCCCAAATTATCAACTTTGCCATTTTTAGTAGCTCTGCACGATCACTACCTTTGTCGATATTACATGTAGAAGACTCCATTGTAGGTATTGGAATCTTGAACATTGAATGAGCCGTTCGACCTCCTGGAAGTAGTAGTGAAGTTATGACCGATGAAGCAACAGTTAAACAAATTTGTTTCTTTGATCTTATGTAGGAAGCTAGAGTTCTCCACATGTAGGTTTTCCCTGTGCCACCGTATCCATACAAAAAAAATACGCCTCCTTGTTGATTGTTTACTGCTTCCATTATTCGCTTGAATAGACCTCTTTGCTCatctaatttaaaaaaaatacatagCAAACATGCAGTGAATAAATTAATTatacattaaaaaaaattgtaagaTAAAATCATACTTTAAAAGTTAACTTTATAAAATTATGACAAAACTTACAAACATTTAACATATTTACCTGTAAGATTTAAGAACAAATTATTGTATTCTTGCAATTGTTCGGCTGGATTGTAACTCCGCTCTTCGTATATGAGCTTATTTCCCAACTGCTCAACCACATATCCACTTGGATAAGGCATTCCAGCAAATTCCTTTAGACTTCGGCTCTTCCTTTGAAGATTTCGTTGAATCTCAATTAATGTTAAGTTCATTATCTCTTCATCCGACAACCTCAAACCTTTATACAATAGTAATTATAAGTGTAAACTATAAAACAAATTTACTTTTAAGAATCAAacaaataaatataataaaaattcaCAATATAGGAAAAATAATACCTCTGTTGTTTGCAATTCGCTGTTGAGCATATAGTATTCCATCAGCTAAGAGATGACATGTTTTACTCCATACATGTCTTGGCCTGTTAATGCTGCCTGATAATAACATGTGAACAAATAGTAATCTCAAATATTGACCTGAACCCCAATGATTTGCCTCTTTAATAGCTGCAATGAATTCTCTATCATCGCCGATAAAACCCATAGCAAAACAGGCATCCCGGAAAGTATCATATTTTACGTTATTCACTGTTTTTATATCATTATAACTGCGGGGGCCTTTGACATGTGTGAGCATCAATCTAAGATAGTACAATTAGCCAGTTGTTGGAGGAACCCATATAAGCCTACCAATTGTGTAACCTTTTTGACGGGGTTTCCATTCTTTTTTTTTCTTAACATAAACAAATTTTGAAACAAATTTGCTGTAAGTTAAATTTTGTGCTTCAGGATACTTGGAATTTGCTTCGAACCATGATGTAAACATCGATTCGTTACACTTGGTTTTTCCAGAACTGTATTGATACGATCAAAATCAGTGTAATATACCGAATTTTAACCTTCACAATGAAAGTACAGTCTCTCAACAGCTGGTTTTCTACCATGGATTGGAAAGGAGAATATCCTCCAAGATGCTTCACTCGGAGAAATGTACCTACAAATAATATAATGAAAGACAATGGATTTAAAATTAATAGAATGATTATTGTAGACAGAATATATAAATTTTATTATAACACATATAGTCAAAACAGTGTACATATAAAATTTTCTACACCATGCATGTAAAGAAAAATTGCACACTTTTAGTTGAAATAGATAAATTGCATGACATCATATTTCAAGTGATATATTA encodes:
- the LOC127130877 gene encoding ATP-dependent DNA helicase RRM3-like — protein: MEAVNNQQGGVFFLYGYGGTGKTYMWRTLASYIRSKKQICLTVASSVITSLLLPGGRTAHSMFKIPIPTMESSTCNIDKGSDRAELLKMAKLIIWDEAPMAHRFCFEAFDKTLKDIMGRSNCSDKLFGGKVIVFGGDFRQILPVVPRGSRSDIIHSTINSSYIWDHCVVLKLTKNMRLQEAGNTSSTSELELFSNWILKVGDGKLEEPNDGYTDIPIPNDFLISNYDDPLEAIVSETYPNFLNNYKNPEFLQSRAILAGTIETVDIINQYVLGFIPGMQKEYLSSDSVDTFDGEGNEAFDVLTPEFLNTLTTSGLPNHKIKLKIGTPIMLLRNIDQPEGLCNGTRLIVTRLANHVIEAKIISGKNIGGVIYIPRMDMTPTQSPWPFKMTRRQFPITICYAMTINKSQGQSLDYVGLYLPRSVFSHGQLYVAISRVKSKKGLKILIHDKDNHPLNSTTNVVFKEVFENL